The proteins below are encoded in one region of Gambusia affinis linkage group LG07, SWU_Gaff_1.0, whole genome shotgun sequence:
- the abhd14a gene encoding protein ABHD14A yields MNFLRNRLVMLGLMLLATLLLYLLLPSIRQDNMEPSNEARIGPPVLNVSIRTGQLPGDPPLFFREALPVDREGQQILPKLQMVLLHGQAFTSKTWEELGTMAVLAANGYQALAMDLPGYGKSPDSEALKTEQNRVDLISRFMESLGVRAAVLLSPSMSGHYSIPFLMKNSAQLRGYVPIAPVGTRSYSAQHYKKIQTPTLIVFGALDTNLGAQSHKNLIQLPNHEVLKLEGARHACYMDKPHEFHQGLIKFLDKLKQDI; encoded by the exons ATGAATTTCCTGCGTAATCGTCTCGTTATGCTGGGCCTGATGTTGTTGGCCACATTACTGCTGTACCTGCTGCTGCCATCCATTCGCCAGGACAACATGGAGCCATCCAACGAAGCTCGAATCGGACCCCCGGTCCTCAATGTGTCCATTCGCACTGGACAGCTTCCTGGAGACCCCCCACTGTTCTTCCGAGAAGCTTTACCTGTGGATCGGGAGGGGCAGCAGATACTGCCAAA GCTGCAGATGGTCCTTCTGCACGGCCAGGCTTTTACATCCAAAACCTGGGAAGAACTGGGAACCATGGCCGTGCTAGCAGCTAATGGATATCAGGCCTTAGCTATGGACCTGCCAG GTTATGGGAAATCGCCAGACTCGGAGGCGCTAAAGACAGAGCAGAATCGGGTTGACCTCATCTCGCGGTTCATGGAGTCACTGGGTGTCAGGGCTGCTGTCCTTCTGAGTCCCTCGATGAGTGGACACTACTCCATCCCTTTCCTCATGAAGAACAGTGCTCAGCTGCGTGGCTACGTCCCTATAGCACCAGTTGGTACCCGGAGCTACTCTGCTCagcattacaaaaaaatccag ACTCCCACTCTAATCGTTTTTGGCGCCTTGGACACAAATCTGGGTGCCCAGTCTCACAAGAACCTCATCCAGCTTCCCAATCATGAGGTGCTGAAATTAGAAGGAGCTCGGCATGCTTGTTACATGGACAAACCCCATGAATTTCATCAAGGTTTGATCAAATTCCTTGACAAACTCAAGCAAGATATAtag